One Microtus pennsylvanicus isolate mMicPen1 chromosome 10, mMicPen1.hap1, whole genome shotgun sequence genomic window, TCTCTCCTGTACATGGCATAGTCGAGATGTTAAAAACGGCAAAGGGTTAATAGTCAATGTCTCACATCTGCCTATTTATCTTCACAGTGCCTTCATATCATTCCTCACCCCTAGTAAAAATTATTCTACTTGGACATTGATTGCTTTGATTTCCACATGAGAGAACAAACATGTGGCACTCTGATTTCTGTGTCtagcttattttatttaacattatagcctaattgcatttatttgactgtacaagatttcattttttcataGTTCAATAATATTcaattgtgtatatattttctctatccattcttctatttatGAGCATTTAAGTTGATTCAATATCTTCGTTATTGTAAATACTTtctcaataaacaaaagcatgtaggcaaaaaaaaaaaaaaagtcaatgtctcagtgggtaaagacacttacTAGCCaggcctgactacctgagttcaatcccaaagGCCCACATGATGACCAATTTTTTCTGATCGAAACAGACTTAAAACCCcctcaataaaattttaaaagccaaatCCAAAAACATATTAAAGCATTCATATGCCGTAACGAAGCTGGCATCATTCTAAAGATCCAATGTTGTTTCAGTGTAAGTAAATCATAAGGTAATATATTCAGCATATTAAGTAGACTTAGTACAGAAATCCCATGATCATCTCAACTGATATACATAACACCTTCAACAAAGCTCATCATCTCTGCATGATAAAATTCCTGAAGAAAGCAGGAATAGAAAGAGCACACCTCAACATTACAAAGGCTATAAACagtaaattatatgtgtgtggagggggggtaTCTGCAAACACCACAGCCAGCAGACTGTAAATCCATAGGAGGCAAGAGATTCAGTTCAACAGGACTCAGGATGTTACAGCTCAATAGAAAGGCATCCTGGCAGTCGGGGGTCAAGGAACACCTACAGCTCAGAAGGACTATATTGAAATTCTTGTAAAGAACAAGTGATATCTTCCATAAAGATGGATTCTATAGATTAACTGAGCCAGTCGGCTCAAGGTAAGCAATGCTCATGACAAGGATCTAGGTGGAGATAGTACTGGAGATTGACTGAGATAAACAAGCTAAAGATAAGAGTCCGGGGGAATCCTGGCCACACAGAGAGTGCAGAGATCACCAGGCTATGAACCACGTCCATTCCCAGATttctgggtggaaaacaggtTATGCAAATGGTAATAGTAAAAGATGAAGTCAAAACATTCCTGTTTGCAGATGGCATGTCCTATAATAATACAAaaacagagcgagttccaggacaggctccaaagctacagagaaaccctgtctcgaaaaaccaaaaaaaaaaaaaaaaaaaaaaaaaaaaaaaaaaaaaaaaaaataatacaaaaacaaacTTTACAAACTTCCGCAGAAAACTTTTAGATCTGATAAATACTTCCAGTTCGAGAACAGGATATAAGAACACATACATATTTCTGGTTCTAAATAAAAGGCGGCAATAAAGTCACTCCCAGTCAAGggatgaatttatttttcttctacaaaGAGATCACAAAAACACATTTCCATGTGGAAATGCTATGAGACCAAAGAACTTGGACTGCTGAGCTCTATTCTAAGTTGTTGGCATGTCCAGGATGCTCTCCAGGGAAGGTTGTCTATGTGTAGCCAACGCCTTAGAACAGACTATAGATGAATGAGATATTCTTAATTTCCCAAACCAATGTGATTTGTTGGTATTTGCCACTCTAACGCCTTGAGTATCTCTTAGTCAACTAATAGATGCATATACGCACTCATTCATTTATCTTTAAATTGTTACTTCCCACAATGAAtgcaccttctttttttttcttttaagcaaaACGTAAGTGAAGAGTGGGGAGCAGAATTCTCCCCTGGGACTTACTTTCACAGGTGGGAGGGCTTGGGCTCCAAACACCCACTGTTTTGTTCACCACAGTGCAGGTGATGGAGGCACTGCCAATGAGTGAGAAGTTGGGGTAACACCTGTAGGTGATGGAGGAGCCGTACGTGTAGAAGTCTTCATCTCCACCACTGTGCCTCCCATGGCTGATGTCTGGAGGGGGCCTACACTTGACACCTGAGAAATtagtagaagagaaagaaagggggggcaTGTTAACCGTGATAAAATTCTTGCAAATGTATGTGTAGGGCACACGTGTCAGGCAGGACACACAGAATCATTCCCTAGGAATGTGTATAACCAAGGCAAAAAGTGTCTTTACTTACTTACACAGTCTGGGAGAGGATCACTCCAGGCAACTCCTTTACTTTGGATCTCACAATAACTAGTGGATGAGCCAATTAAGATATACCTAGATAAAAGAAGGTCAACAATTTTAATGGAATCCCAACTTTAAATAAAGGAGTATAAAGGTGATTAAACagatattaaaatgaagaaatgatgttTTCTCAGTTAAGGAGTCATAGCAGAGGGTTTGGGGGAGAGAGGGACGAAGTGGAACAACGTATAATGATACAAACTTGAAGATGCCATAATGTGCCCACCTCCTTGTATGTTACAGATTAGTGTAAAAGCCAAAAAGTATGGTGACACATAGGAACAAAAATGTCATGATGGAACCCATTGCTCGGTatgctaactttaaaaattaattcaattttttaaaaaaatcaccttacATTGTAGCAGAaaacaatatttcaaaatacatttcaAGTGAAAGTTACAAATGATCTACATAGTTAAATTAATGTACACATTAAAATTGTACATTACTCAGCAGTGAAAACTGGACCAGCTGCTCCTATAAAAAACAAGGAAGCAATGGCTCAGGGGTTTAGAGCCCTTTCATACGCCCACCTAagttcacagaaatccacctgtctctgcctcctaagtgtcaGGGTTAAAGATCTGCACCGTTAAATCCAGCAGGATTCAGGGATTTTTTTCACATTcattattcttgagaatttcacatgtatacaatgaaatatgatcataacATCACTATTCACCCTTCCAACTTCCCTATATAGAAAGCTTAAACATGAACTAAACCTGTTATCAGAAAGGGACATTTATGAGCATGTGCTAATTTCTTGACTTGAATTAGAATGAGGGAACACTGCAAAGATACAAAAGAAACTGTCAAATGTAAATTCTTAACACAGGAAGGAATAAGGTACATGGAGTGGAAGTGATAACactttaaaatttgaaagtaGTTATTTTCTAAAGTTAACTTGgaattctttataaattacctCACACTCACCCTTCTAAGCAGCTGAATTCTATCCGTGATCCAAGAGAGAAATCTGACTTAATTTCCACTTGTCCATTTGGTAAGTCTCCTGGATTCCTGCATGATTTTTCTAGAGAAAAATTAACATGATGGTAAATGATCCCACGATTCACCGGTACTACCATTAGAAGCTAACAGACTCATGTCGACCCTACATTCAGGAAGGCCTGCATGTTTAGAGTTGCATTTATCTCTAAATCAGACTCCTGAATTTCTGTTCTGGAGGGAAATTTCACACAAAGTTTGATCTCTTTTTGACACTCTGGTATATTTTAGCAGGAATCATTTTCTTgagtataaaaagaaacaaaaaagagaaggCAGTGATGGGGGAGCGTCATGTATCAATCTGtcgatttcattggttaagtaataaagaaactgcttggccctcataggttaaaacataggtgggtggagtaaacagaacaaaatgctgggagaaagaagctgagtcaaggagtcgccatgattctcccactccagacagacgcaggttaagatcattcctggtaagccagctcgtgggctacagcagattattagaaatgggctagtccaggtgcgagagctagcccagaagaggctagatagaaatgggccaagtggtgtttaaaagaatacagtttccgtgtaattatttcagggcataagctagagctagccatgtgggaggccgggtgccggggacgcagcccgccgctcttattacaacaggcAGACATAGTGTGTCATTGCTGTTGGGGACAGTACAGACTGCATTTCCTGCTCTCAGTGAATTAGCTTCTCTTCCAaatccaaaaaatattttcttttctgcatgattttacttcatttttaaattagtataaaaatagtgggtttcattatgacacttTCATATAGGCATAGTGTCGTATTTTAAGCATATTCACCGCCACTGTGGTCACCTTCCTTtcccatatacatacacacacacacacacacacacacacacatatacatatttaaaaaaactttcagaTTCTGCATATAAAAGCAAATGTTCCCCATGTGTTTGAGGTAAGATTGCTACTTTCTAGCCACTTAAACCCAggatattttatcattattattatcattactatttttattattgttgctgttattgctGCTTGGGAGTTGGTTACAGCATGcttgtggagctcagaggataaTTCTAAAGAAtcaggtctctccttctacctttccaCAAGTTACAGGGATCACCTCAGGTCACTGTTACCTGATAAACCATCCTACTAGGCccaatttttcctttcctttccttttcttctctttgtttcgtTTCGTGTTTCGTCTTTGAGATATGAtctgtcactatgtagccctggtggCCTAGAAAttactatgcagaccagactgcctaactcacagagttccttacttgcctctgcttcccaagtgctgggatcaaaggttttCACTATCTCACACCAGGCCTTAGTTccagtatttatttaaagaagtGTCTACTGCGTGACTGATaattagttagggttactattgctgtagtgaaacaccatgaccaaagcgaCGTGGGAGGAAAGGTTTTGTTCAGCTTacgcttccacatcacagttcaccatcaaaggatgtcagggcaggaactcaaacaggacaggaacatggaggcaggaactgatacagaggccatggaggagtgctgcttactgtcttgctcctcatggcttagtcagtctgttttcttacagaacccaggataAGCAGCCCAGACACGGCACCACCCACAAGggactgggtcctcccccatcaatcactaattaatgagttgccctacagacttgtctacagcctgatcttatggagacatgttctcagctgaggctccctcctctttgATGATTCtggcttgtgtcgagttgacataaaTCTACCCAGCATAGCAAAGCGTTCTTCATTTCTCCAGCTTATTTCTTGTCGTCTACtctgttttcttctgattttcaGAAGATTCATACTTGTGTACATTCGAAATACTAGTTGATGAATTTGCTAGTTCCTTAGTGACTTAAGGTTCAGTAATTATAACCCAAGCCAATGTTCCAATGGTAAGCGCATAGGTGAGAAAAATAAATGCCGGTACTTACTGACACAGGAGATAGTAACGGTCCATGTCCCCCTAGCTTCACAGTAAATAGTCTGGCCTGAAGTTGCTCTAATGTAGCCAGGGCGGCAACTGTATTTCAGGAATTCAAAGCTTTCGaactctgttttgtttgtctcGCTTACTAGCAAGGCACCGGGTATATCGGGTGGTGGACCACATTTACCTAGACGCCAAGAGGACAGCAACAGCAAACGTTACACCCTGAGACAGAGCATCTTAGTGCTCTAGTTGTAGAGGGAGAACAGTTCTCTTCTtctctaaacaacaacaacaaaatcgtAAATGTACTATCCCCCTTGTCACAAACCCACGAGCAATGTGCAGATATGCCTGTTGacaaatgataataatgatgatgacagAGGACATACATTTGTTCTCTTCTCTACTATATAAAATAACTTTTCTAAAAAGGAGACAGTCACAAATTTCGTCATCATATATTACCCATCTTTGCTCAGAGAGCATcaataaaaaaccaaatttccTGTAGATTTGCCTTAACAGAACATTACTGTTTCATTTGAACTGATAtgataagccaggcatggtgatctGTAAGAAAGGTTATGAATTTAAGTCCAGCCTTGGCTACCTAGAAGAGAAAGCATAGAAGTCTTCAGATATAAAAGTCTTAATCTTACTTTCCCTATTGAAAATGAACAGTGATAGAGAACTAAGCTGTCCCCTGAGAGCCCCAGAAGAAGTATGCTCTTCCCTTCTCCATTCCAGACCAATCTCCAGGTCATGGAATGTGTTTAGTCGCTGCTAGACAATATAGGTTGATGTCAATTTCCAGCTGGGAAACAGGTTGCTTTGGAAACTTAGGCAAGAAATTCTAGGTGAAATACCTAGAAACCGCCCCGACCCCAGCTGACCAAATTAATCCTTTGTTGTTGAAATTGGATCTCCACTAGCTAAACCATCTCATTTTTAAAGTCTTGTGAGTAACTCTTGGTTGCCCATCTGGACTTTTGTCTACTACTCACCAAAAACAGTCACCCAGAGAGCAGCAATGATGGTCATTTGGAACAGAATCGGGTCAGAGGCTCTCCAGAGCCTAGAGAAGAGCCAAGCCACAgcatctctgtttctctgaagCCTCTTCTGTGGAGCTCTTGTGGGGCACATAGCCTGCGGCTGCTTTGCCTTCATTTGTTCTGtcaaaaaaaaccctgaatttAATAAGCAGCCGTTTAATCTACATGGCACAGAGCATTGGAATGAATGCTGTGATACCCACCTCGTCACGGAAGAAACATTCTGGATGTGAAGAGGAGACATGAGCACAGATGTGACAAGGAGAAAGAACGAGGACTCACCTCTACAAAGGCCACTCGTgggaagagaaattcattccAAGTGAAATAGGAAGTCAGTTTGTAGAGGAGGGGGATACCTGAGCCCAGGTCAGCTGGGAGCAGGAAAGGGTTTCAATTCGGCAAATTAGGagaccccctcctctctcctggtCCCTTACTAGATACCTAACCCTGTGGTTCAGATTGTAGACACACACTGAAGACTGAAGAGCTAGCATGTTCTTCAGAGGATATACACaattttgtcttttggggtctagCTCACCTAGATCAGGATCATTCATTTTTCTAGCTTCATCTGTTTACCTCTGAGTTTCATGATATTATCTTCCTTaagagctgaataatattccGTTATGTAAACAGATCAGAATTTTATTACCCatccatcagttgatggacatctaggctatttgtaatttctggttattatgaatagagcagcagcaatgaacatgaatgaaTAAGTATCTCTGCATATAGAGTCCACTGGGTGTGTGCCCAAAATtgatatagctggatcttggGGTGGATTGATTTTCAGTGTTTTGAGGGCCCTCCACACTGACTTTCCATAATGGTTGTATCAGTTTGCATGACCACCAACACCGAGTAACTTTTCCCCTTTCCTGGAAACCTCACTAGCAGGTGGTATTATCTGCTTTAttgttcttggccattctgaccggagtaagatgaaatctcaaagttgttttaattttcatttcctggtGACTAAAAATGTTGACTGTTTCTTAAGTGTTTGACTATTTGTGTGCAATCTTTTCAGAACTTTCTACCTAGTTTTCCGCTTAGTTATGTACCCCGTTTTTAACTggattgttttcttgatgttcagggccttttaaaattctttatatagTCTAGCTACTAGCCCTCCACCAGACGTGTAGCTGGTAAAGAGTCCTGAAAGAGGgtgttttcttcttcattctgtAACAGTTGCTTTGCCCAAATAGTGTCCTCTGGTGTGTAGAAGCATTCTAGATTcatgaggccccatttattaattgttggtctaAGTGCCTGTGCAATCAGCATCCTGTTCAGAATGTCCTTTCCTATGCCAATAAGTCCAAACCTATACAACATGGTCTTATGGATAGACAAAAGAATAACTAGAATAGGAGGATTAaatggggagggaatgagagagcaGGGTAAAGGAGAGAATATAGGGAGGGACAACTAATATTAAAGGCCATTTGGAAACATGCTACTGTAAAAGCATCCTAAGAGAACacagatatataatatatattacatatattgtaTGTTgtaataacatatataatatatatcagcatatttccatatatttatatacatatatatatgaaaagaatttaaatagaGTCACCATATAATAGGGGAGACAATATCCCAAGTAGACATCTAATGCCTCCAAATATCACAGGTTATTTCTAAGGCTATTGATTGCTTTCCACCTGATGATAAGGTCCCATTTCTGAAGACAGCAATACTTATGTCATCAAACATAGAAAAACAGAGCTGATGTCTAACTAGAGGCTCCACTCTTACTAACTAGCATTCATCGTACTAGAAGGTACCCTGAACACTATAAGAGAAGAAAAGTGATCACCAATATCACCCAGATACAAACTCTGAGACCCACAACCGAGATCTGCCTGCAAGATACACTGGTGCAATAGTGCCACAAAGGTTATGGGAGTAAACAACCACTCTTTTTGAAATTAGATTTAAGgctcactccatgagatggaacccaaacATGACActgctaaagtggccaagaacctgagattagatCGGTCatgaacctaaaaaaaaaaaaaagcttattaccagtattctgctaaatgaacataacAATAAAATTCCTAATGATATTGCAATACTCATAGGTTAATACCTCACTcaatcctcatcagagaagtgttTTCTTGCAGTAGACTGGAATTAACACAGACACCCAAAACTGGATGATGTGTAGAGAGTGAGATACTTCAGAGCACTCATTTCTAAATGAGTtttcttcatcaaacccctcccctcaagaCTCAGGAATCTatggggaagaggaggtagaaagattgtaagagacagaggtggtggatgactctaAGGCAATAGTGTCTTCTATACACAACTCTAAACTTTCCACCTTAAAAAACCCATAATACACATAATTCCatgtataaatacacaaacatagtttgattttttttggcttagtttggtttggtctgtttttggtttgttagattttttttgagacagagtttctctgtgtagttctggctctcctggactcactctgtagactgggctagcatcaaactcagagatctacctgcctctgcctcctgagtgctaggattaaaggcatacaccatcaccACCTAACAAAAGGTTAcgattttttagtgtttttttgtttttgtttatttgcttttctgtttgcttgggtTTTTGGGATATTGAGGATTGAAACCAAGGCCttctgcatgctagacaagcactttaccactatGCCATAACTTAACTCATACAAATATAGTTTTAAAGACTTTTTCTTATTTGAGCTAGCTGGTGGTGCTTACTCAAAGACCCAAAGAGCACCTAACAAAAACCAACAGacatgagaagccctcttttgagtttTTGGCCAGGGCtttccaagagactcccaaaccATAAAACCTATTGCTGTTGCTCTTGGTTACCCCTAGAGGTGTAAGGTAAgcccctattgctgaaaacaccatGAGCTTCAGAAAAAAGCTCTAGAGATCCCTGAACTAGAACTGATTTGAATTCCCCTTCCCTGGGGAATAGCTTTCGTAGTACTAGAAGGGACCATGCATGCTTTCAAAAGAAGGAAGCAAACCAACAGTCCTACTtagctatgatgcctatgaaccacatccATGACCAACATGGCACACCAACCCTAACGATGTAGAAGTAGCACACATACTGTGGCAGTAAACAaaagctctctaattggacttaagacccattcaacaagagaaaaaccctgtctggtactgtaaacccAGCTAACTAATTTCTCAGTGCTAGTGAAGTCACAGTTATTAACAGGAATCTATAACCACTAATTTACCAAACTAGCATAACCTCTAACaataatctataaacatttgtcattatacccacagataagtatagtctTCATCCCTCATCAAGAAAACTTaactttgcaacagatggagaccaccaCAGAAAACCATGACCAATCAAAATGTAGAGTTATGGAGTCCAGTTCCAATgcatacatctacaaaacactcctgtCCCTGAGGGGAACATGGCAGAAAAGgggacagaaagactgtaagagccaagGGATCAAGGAGTTTACTGTGAGATTGTAATTAGTAATATCAGCTCACCAACAAGACCTCCCGatcatgagctgaacaaggaggatCCCAATGAATATACAAAACTAGGTAGGGGAAAGCTCAAGGCACCTTAATTGTACACAAAGAGCTATAGGTGACTTAGGAAAGCTGAGAGCAAGAGGGgtggtcttctccagggaagaaccACAGTTAGTCGTTCATTACCAAATGTTCCACCCTGAAAACagacatacaagtaacattatatggactgaacaggttatatttaggaatatatgcatCAATCAGAATTAATGAAGAaggaggacatgaatttgaaagagaacgaGAAAGGATGTATGGGAGGACTTGTGGGGAGGAAATGGAATAGGAAAATGTaactaaattataaataaataaagaatagaaCACAGAGAGCCCAATGACCAGCTTTACCCCAACCCCCCAAGTCCCCACCCAAGTGATCATCAGTAGTTCACTGACCTGCAGTAGCAGCGGAAACGACTCTGGGAGGTTGCCTCAATCCTTACCTTACTAGTTTCTCCCAAGATGACAGTAGATCATAATATCCTAAAGCTGGCCAGTAATTACTCCACCAAAAAGTGCCTGGATTCTCCCCACGCAGATGGTCCTTGGATTCCACCCACACAGCTGGCCCGTCAGAGGCAGTTAAATAAAGATGGACAGGGAGAAACTCTCCTCCGGCCCGGTGAATGATTAACAAACCGGAGCAGTGGTATTTGCCTAATCTCCTTCCTCACCAGCCCTCATTTCTTGATCATGTGTtgcaattatttattttcttctctgccaACCATTTCCCCTAAGTTAGAAGGGTGACTGGAATTTGATGCcagagttttccttttcttttcctaagcAAAAGAGTGATGCAACTCAAAATCCAGCCAGTCTAGAAACCCTGAGGAGTTCAGACCCATTCTCAGAAAGACCCCTTCCCAGGACAGCAAGCCAGAGGCATTCAGGGACCCCGGGTCTGGGGGCATTGCTCTTTCCTTGTCCCCAGGAATCACAAGGTGGTACAACAAATACAGAATATACTTTTATTGGATTCCTGTTGTGTGAGAACATACCTGGAACATACTCCGAGCTCAACAACTGTTAGCAACCCACCGGCAGGCATCAAGTGGCCTCCAGAAGCTGGTCTGACACCGATTACCACTCAGAAGGATGCAGTGGAGGGGCTAGTAGTGTTAGATACCGCTTAAATGTACAAATAAAGTCGAGCCCTGACATGGCCCGTTTAATCTGCTAATCCCAAAGTTTCAGATTTGGGT contains:
- the LOC142858512 gene encoding C4b-binding protein-like translates to MKAKQPQAMCPTRAPQKRLQRNRDAVAWLFSRLWRASDPILFQMTIIAALWVTVFGKCGPPPDIPGALLVSETNKTEFESFEFLKYSCRPGYIRATSGQTIYCEARGTWTVTISCVKKSCRNPGDLPNGQVEIKSDFSLGSRIEFSCLEGYILIGSSTSYCEIQSKGVAWSDPLPDCVSVKCRPPPDISHGRHSGGDEDFYTYGSSITYRCYPNFSLIGSASITCTVVNKTVGVWSPSPPTCERINCPQPYVLHGVIDSGFRATYKYKDSVRFACQKGTILRGKNTISCEADGNWHPSPPVCEPTLCQKPDIRNGMLSANKDQYVESENATIQCNPGFALLGSQNITCLENGTWYPEMPKCEQDKDCEHVFAGKKLMQCLSNPNDVKMALEVYKLSREIELLELQITKAKQTVLEG